The stretch of DNA ATTCCCAAATTTCTTCCTCAAAGGGTGATTGAATTTGCGATTGACTTGGTGCTGGGGGCCGGACCGATGTCGATTACGCTGTACCTAGTGGCTCTGATAGAGCTGGCAGAACTTAAGGCTCAGTTGGAAGAGCTTCTAAACAAGAGGTTCATTCGACCGAGTGTATCTCCGTAGGGAGCGTCAGTTTTGttagtaaaaaaagaaagatggtGGAATGTGACTTTGCGTGGATTACCGGTAGTTAAACAAAGTGACTGTGAAGAACAAGTGCCCGTTGCCTAGGATTGATGACTtaatggatcagttacaaggggCTGGGGTATTTTCGAAGATTAATTTAAGATCTGGTTACCATCAGATTAGGGTGAAAGAGGATGATATTCCAAAAATTGCGTTTAGGACGTGCTATGGACACTATTATTTTACGGTGATATCCTTTGGGTTAACAAATGCACCTGCTgtgttcatggattacatgaatagagtaTTTCGTCCCTTTTTGGACAAATTTGTGGTGGTATTCATAGACAACATTTTAGTTTACTCCAAGACAGTAGAAAAACATAAAGAGCACCTGAGAATTGTGTTGCAAATCCTGAAAGAGCGTAAATTGTATGTGAAGTTGTCTAAATGTGAGTTCTAGAAGGATGAGGTGGAGTTTTTAGGACGTAGTGAGTAAAAGCAGAATAGAGGTGGATCCTTTGAAAGTAGAGGCGGTAATGGAATGGGAAAGGCCGACGATGGTAACAGAggttagaagtttcttgggaTTAGCCAGATATTAAGGAGGTTCATTCACGGATTTTCTCAAATTGCATTACTCGATGACTAAGTTAACCCGGAAGGAGGTGTCTTTGTGTGGATGTCAGAATGTGAGGAGAGTTTTTAAGCTTTGACGGAGAAATTAACTTCAATGCCTGTTTTGATTTTGCTGGAACCGCACGAGCCGTTTGAAGTGTCGTGATGCTTCGTTGAAGAGTTTAGGTTTCATGTTGATGCAACACCGAAACGTAGTAGCTTACGCATTACGTCAGCTAAGGCCTTATGAGATGAAGTACCCAACTCATGATTTTGAATTAGCTGCAATTGTGTTTGCATTGAAGATTTGGAGGCACTAGTTGGACGGAGTAAGGTTTAGAGTCTTTTCTTATCACAAGAGTCTCAAGTACATCTTTGATCAAAAAGAGCTCAATATGCGTCAAAAGAGATGGATGGAACTACTAAAAGATTATGATTTTAAACTAAATTATTATCCCGGGAAAGCAACGTTGCAGCGGATGCCTTGAGCAGGAAGTCATTGTCTATCGCTTGGATGATGATTAAGGAAGAAGAGTTGGTAAGCAAGTTTGAGGATTTGAGATTGAGTGTTGGAAAAGTTAATAGGAATGCGTGCCTAAACCAATTGAAAATCTCTATTGACTTCAAGATTGAGATTTTAAA from Arachis duranensis cultivar V14167 chromosome 4, aradu.V14167.gnm2.J7QH, whole genome shotgun sequence encodes:
- the LOC110272407 gene encoding uncharacterized protein LOC110272407 produces the protein MDQLQGAGVFSKINLRSGYHQIRVKEDDIPKIAFRTCYGHYYFTVISFGLTNAPAVFMDYMNRVFRPFLDKFVVVFIDNILVYSKTVEKHKEHLRIVLQILKERKLYVKLSKSDALSRKSLSIAWMMIKEEELVSKFEDLRLSVGKVNRNACLNQLKISIDFKIEILKAQQDDKELQKLLPTIEKGKQWGFSRDGERIWRYKGRICKPDVGSLRQDILKEAHNSGFSIHPGSTKIYYNLKKMFW